A genomic window from Sphingomonas oryzagri includes:
- a CDS encoding VOC family protein encodes MLSHTTIGIPDVQAARRFYDPLLDQLGLALKFSEEQWAGWKSPDADRPLFIIARPFDGAAPTRGNGQMIAFLATSRLQVDACHDLAMRNGGTDEGRPGLRPDYHEQYYGAYFRDPFGNKLCVCCHNPD; translated from the coding sequence ATGCTGTCACACACCACGATCGGTATCCCCGACGTGCAAGCCGCCCGCCGCTTCTATGATCCCCTGCTGGACCAGCTCGGGCTCGCCCTGAAATTTTCCGAGGAGCAATGGGCGGGCTGGAAGAGCCCTGATGCGGATCGGCCCCTGTTCATCATCGCGCGCCCCTTCGACGGGGCCGCCCCCACGCGTGGAAATGGGCAGATGATCGCTTTTCTGGCCACGTCCCGGCTACAGGTCGATGCCTGCCACGATCTGGCCATGCGCAACGGCGGCACAGACGAGGGAAGGCCGGGCCTGCGCCCGGATTATCACGAGCAGTATTACGGGGCCTATTTCCGCGACCCGTTCGGGAACAAGCTCTGCGTGTGCTGCCATAACCCCGATTGA
- a CDS encoding NmrA family NAD(P)-binding protein, producing MSDISRIFVIGGTGAQGLPVVKGLVSDGRYAVLALTRDSCSPRASQLAAMGNVSFLEGTFADEAMLREGMRACEGVFINLDGFNAGEKTEMFWAIRAYEIALEEGVRFLVYGNLDYTLKKAGYRSEFRTGHYDGKGRIGEWILNQNRSNGHRMGAALFTSGPYIEMAFSAGTPMTPRMENGVLTWRVPLGEGRVVHVALDDCAYYVRWLFDHPERANGMDLEVAIEHVGYADLAAAFERVTGHPARYIDTDLDTYFASIPTIAAQPAGYNADPADKSTMSFRENFTGFWNQWKHDVITRDYALLDEIHPGRIRSAENWIRRHEQRAREEGTETLWERVQPGTITNRRILKLSEDQRRGAI from the coding sequence ATGTCGGACATCTCCCGGATCTTCGTGATCGGCGGCACCGGCGCGCAGGGCCTGCCGGTCGTGAAAGGGCTGGTCAGCGATGGCCGCTATGCGGTGCTCGCCCTGACGCGCGATTCCTGCTCGCCACGCGCCAGCCAGTTGGCGGCGATGGGGAATGTGTCCTTTCTCGAGGGTACCTTCGCCGATGAGGCCATGCTGCGCGAAGGAATGCGGGCCTGCGAAGGTGTCTTCATCAACCTGGATGGCTTCAACGCCGGCGAAAAGACCGAGATGTTCTGGGCGATCCGCGCCTATGAGATCGCGCTGGAGGAAGGCGTGAGGTTCCTCGTCTACGGCAATCTCGACTACACCCTGAAAAAGGCGGGTTATCGCTCGGAATTCCGCACCGGCCACTATGACGGCAAGGGACGGATCGGGGAATGGATCCTCAACCAGAACCGATCGAACGGGCACAGGATGGGCGCCGCCCTGTTCACCAGCGGCCCATACATCGAAATGGCGTTTTCGGCCGGAACGCCGATGACGCCGCGGATGGAGAATGGCGTCCTGACATGGCGCGTGCCGCTGGGGGAGGGGCGCGTAGTCCATGTCGCGCTTGATGATTGCGCTTATTATGTCCGCTGGCTGTTCGACCATCCCGAGCGCGCCAACGGGATGGATCTGGAGGTCGCGATCGAGCATGTCGGCTACGCCGATCTGGCCGCTGCTTTCGAACGGGTGACCGGGCACCCGGCGCGCTATATCGACACCGATCTGGATACCTATTTCGCGTCGATCCCCACCATCGCGGCGCAGCCCGCCGGCTATAATGCCGATCCGGCTGACAAGAGCACGATGAGCTTTCGCGAAAATTTCACGGGCTTCTGGAACCAGTGGAAGCACGATGTCATCACCCGTGATTACGCGCTGCTGGACGAAATCCACCCCGGACGGATCCGAAGCGCGGAAAACTGGATCAGGCGCCACGAGCAACGCGCCAGGGAGGAGGGCACGGAGACGCTCTGGGAGCGGGTTCAGCCCGGAACGATCACCAACCGGCGGATTCTGAAATTGAGTGAGGATCAGCGACGCGGCGCGATCTGA
- a CDS encoding OprO/OprP family phosphate-selective porin has translation MRIRMFQRLALGSSLCALLTATPALAAKAPTNAELANLVKAQAAEIAELKQRLSAVEAREQQASATPAAPPVQTAAQAQQARTDAQIAAAAQDTKVDEVSDLQAKVAQLDARSKHGVKVDWKEGGPTFESNDGFFSFHPNGRIVADVSSTSGSSYHARNLTGTEFRDLRLGAEGNIGKLGYSLDVDFAGNVVSVKEAYITYETKIAGLGSKTYLGNSLNDRSIEGSTELVSIPFAERNAVASVAVPQIGYFGLGLQERIFGRGWHVSAAVKGGDNGDNDGTHNDNIAYFTRAHVNPILSKDAFIHIAGWAYYENLNKTVTSINKTSAIATDFNDEVRVSASSISNVKADNGYGAELGAGWHSLWAFGEYGQRTIRVHGTGENIDQKAWSAYGGWFITGEKVPYASRSGVFTRPNVLRPLTQGGPGAFELLARYDKYDFKDAPRGGDGHAITVGGNWYLNDMFDLKLNYIRWTTDNIVGSFPGKDTGNTVLLRGEIVW, from the coding sequence ATGAGGATTCGAATGTTCCAGCGCCTGGCGCTGGGCAGCAGCCTGTGCGCGCTGCTGACCGCCACGCCGGCACTCGCCGCCAAGGCACCCACCAATGCCGAGCTGGCCAATCTCGTGAAGGCGCAGGCGGCCGAGATCGCCGAGTTGAAACAGCGCCTCTCCGCCGTCGAGGCACGCGAGCAGCAAGCGTCGGCCACACCTGCCGCCCCGCCGGTACAGACCGCCGCGCAGGCGCAGCAGGCACGGACCGACGCCCAGATCGCCGCCGCCGCGCAGGACACCAAGGTCGACGAGGTTTCCGACCTGCAGGCCAAGGTCGCGCAGCTCGACGCGCGATCGAAACACGGCGTGAAGGTCGACTGGAAGGAGGGCGGCCCTACCTTCGAGAGCAACGACGGCTTCTTCAGCTTCCACCCGAACGGCCGCATCGTCGCGGATGTCTCGTCCACCAGCGGCTCGAGCTATCACGCGCGCAATCTCACGGGGACCGAGTTCCGCGATCTGCGCCTGGGCGCCGAGGGCAATATCGGCAAGCTCGGCTACAGCCTCGACGTCGACTTCGCGGGCAACGTGGTCTCGGTGAAAGAGGCCTATATCACCTACGAGACGAAGATCGCGGGGCTTGGCAGCAAGACCTATCTCGGCAATTCGCTCAACGATCGCTCGATCGAGGGGTCTACCGAATTGGTGTCGATCCCGTTCGCGGAGCGAAACGCGGTCGCATCGGTGGCGGTGCCGCAGATCGGCTATTTCGGCCTCGGCCTGCAGGAGCGGATCTTCGGCAGGGGCTGGCACGTCAGCGCCGCGGTGAAGGGTGGGGACAATGGCGACAATGACGGCACCCACAACGACAACATCGCCTATTTCACCCGCGCCCACGTCAACCCGATCCTGAGCAAGGACGCCTTCATCCACATCGCCGGATGGGCCTATTACGAGAATCTCAACAAGACGGTGACCTCGATCAACAAGACGAGCGCGATCGCCACCGACTTCAACGACGAGGTGCGCGTCTCGGCCAGCTCCATCTCCAACGTGAAGGCTGATAACGGCTATGGCGCCGAACTGGGCGCCGGCTGGCATTCGCTGTGGGCGTTCGGCGAATACGGCCAGCGCACGATCCGCGTCCACGGCACGGGCGAGAATATCGATCAGAAGGCTTGGAGCGCCTATGGCGGGTGGTTCATCACCGGCGAGAAGGTGCCCTACGCTTCCCGCTCCGGCGTATTCACCCGTCCCAACGTTCTGCGCCCGCTAACGCAGGGCGGCCCCGGCGCGTTCGAACTGCTCGCCCGCTACGACAAGTACGATTTCAAGGATGCGCCGCGCGGCGGCGACGGACATGCCATCACGGTCGGCGGCAACTGGTATCTCAACGACATGTTCGATCTGAAGCTGAACTATATCCGCTGGACGACCGACAATATCGTCGGAAGTTTCCCCGGCAAGGACACCGGCAATACCGTTCTCTTGCGGGGCGAAATCGTTTGGTGA
- a CDS encoding sigma-54-dependent transcriptional regulator, which translates to MTETIDTVAFVDDDADLRTANLQTLALAGLRSKPFANAEAALAAIDRDFPGIVVTDVRMPGMDGLQLFRALRAMDSELPVILVTGHGEVAMAVAALKEGAWDFLTKPFGSDVLIASVRRALETRRLALENRRLRAAAAEAGEEVLIGRSPVMERLRETIRQLAQADVDVMIEGETGTGKELAAILLHRWGARRGRPFVAINSGALPEQLAEGELFGHQDGALPGGRLSRTGRIAAASGGSLFLDELDSMPLPLQVRMLRVLEEREVMPIGGDQPIAIDIRVIAAIKQSPDRLIADGRLRADLHYRLDVVRLRMPPLRERIEDIPLLFAHFVQEEAERQARPARAITDEVVRRLQDHDWPGNVRELRHVASSFVLGLDGAPPDDANDEEVRRPLRERTRAFEAAAIRNELRLNDGDVQRTLERLDLPRKTFYDKLSRYGIIPADYRQPRKR; encoded by the coding sequence ATGACCGAGACGATCGACACCGTCGCCTTCGTCGATGACGATGCGGATCTGCGCACCGCCAACCTGCAGACGCTGGCGCTCGCCGGGCTGCGCTCCAAGCCCTTTGCGAACGCCGAGGCGGCGCTGGCGGCGATCGACCGCGATTTCCCCGGCATCGTCGTCACCGATGTGCGGATGCCGGGAATGGACGGCCTCCAGCTTTTCCGGGCGTTGCGCGCGATGGATTCCGAACTGCCCGTCATCCTCGTCACCGGCCATGGCGAGGTGGCGATGGCGGTGGCGGCGCTGAAGGAAGGCGCCTGGGATTTCCTGACCAAACCGTTCGGCAGCGACGTACTGATCGCAAGCGTGCGGCGCGCGCTGGAGACTCGGCGCCTCGCGCTCGAGAACCGGCGGCTCCGCGCCGCGGCCGCCGAGGCGGGGGAGGAAGTGCTGATCGGCCGCAGCCCGGTGATGGAGCGTTTGCGCGAAACGATCCGCCAGCTCGCGCAGGCCGATGTCGATGTGATGATCGAGGGCGAGACGGGCACCGGCAAGGAGCTTGCCGCCATTTTGCTCCACCGCTGGGGCGCACGGCGGGGCAGGCCGTTCGTGGCGATCAACAGCGGCGCGCTGCCCGAACAGCTGGCCGAGGGCGAGCTGTTCGGGCATCAGGACGGCGCGCTTCCCGGTGGCCGCCTGTCGCGCACCGGGCGGATCGCGGCGGCGAGCGGCGGAAGCCTCTTCCTCGATGAACTCGATTCCATGCCTCTGCCGCTCCAGGTCCGGATGCTGCGCGTGCTGGAAGAGCGGGAGGTCATGCCGATCGGCGGCGACCAGCCGATCGCGATCGACATCCGGGTGATCGCCGCGATCAAGCAGAGCCCCGATCGGCTGATCGCCGACGGACGGCTGCGCGCGGATCTTCACTACCGGCTCGACGTCGTGCGGCTGCGGATGCCGCCATTGCGTGAACGGATCGAGGATATTCCCCTGCTGTTCGCGCATTTCGTGCAGGAGGAGGCCGAGCGTCAGGCCCGGCCCGCGCGGGCGATCACGGACGAGGTCGTCCGGCGCCTGCAGGATCATGACTGGCCGGGTAATGTCCGCGAGTTGCGTCATGTCGCGAGCAGTTTTGTGCTGGGCCTGGACGGAGCGCCTCCCGACGATGCGAACGACGAGGAAGTGCGCAGGCCGCTGCGCGAGCGCACCCGCGCCTTCGAGGCGGCGGCGATCCGCAACGAACTGCGCTTGAATGACGGGGACGTCCAGCGGACGCTCGAGCGGTTGGATCTTCCCCGCAAGACCTTTTACGACAAGCTCAGCCGCTACGGCATCATCCCTGCGGATTATCGCCAGCCCCGGAAGAGGTGA
- a CDS encoding ATP-binding protein, which translates to MNDNPARFAFVPADLRPRIVIAAILYLASLILLAWAGDVWADQQARNEARRAAQIAAASRASLLVSELQKYRLLPVVLAEQPEIVAALGGDAGARDRASRKLEDIAGELGSSVVYLLDARGRTIAASNWRLPSSFVGQDYSFRPYFTRAMRAGSAEFFGLGTVSREPGLFLSRRVAGGQGVIVVKFVFGAVERGWGPAPGTVIVTGADGVVLLTNRPGWRFGTTHALPTAQIAEMRRTRQYGGAPLAPLPISAAGDALVDIGAQQSAAADTPVPVPGWRLTVFEPLAPVRAAYLATARLILIGAAVLLLLPLGWWLRASSRAALAASLRRVLEDEVAARTAELEAAQTRFRDAREALAHANRLGSIGQITAAVAHEINQPVATIRTLAENGTAFLARGDAATAGQNLEAIAGLTQRIGTITAELRSYARRGTGTLRPVPIDQAIDGTLLLVGHLIRSAGVMLERVSVPAVAVLADPIRFEQILVNLLHNALEALAGQPRPRIGLLVDVEADTVRILIADTGSGIAEAARGDLFAPFATTKEAGLGLGLGIARDIAREFGGELDVGDAPPGWTTAFLLTLRRA; encoded by the coding sequence ATGAACGACAATCCTGCTCGATTCGCCTTCGTGCCCGCCGATCTACGGCCGCGTATCGTCATCGCAGCGATCCTGTATCTGGCCTCCCTGATCCTGCTCGCCTGGGCGGGCGACGTGTGGGCGGATCAGCAGGCCCGCAACGAGGCCCGCCGCGCCGCGCAGATCGCCGCCGCCTCGCGCGCGTCGCTGCTGGTATCGGAACTGCAGAAATACCGCCTGCTGCCGGTCGTGCTTGCCGAACAGCCGGAGATTGTCGCGGCGCTCGGCGGTGATGCGGGTGCTCGCGATCGCGCCAGCCGCAAGCTGGAAGACATTGCCGGCGAGCTCGGTAGCTCGGTCGTCTACCTGCTCGATGCGCGAGGGCGGACGATCGCGGCGAGCAACTGGCGCCTGCCGAGCAGCTTCGTCGGGCAGGATTACAGTTTCCGCCCCTATTTCACCCGCGCGATGCGCGCCGGTTCGGCCGAGTTCTTCGGCCTCGGCACGGTCAGCCGCGAGCCGGGCCTGTTCCTGTCACGACGGGTCGCAGGCGGCCAGGGCGTCATCGTCGTCAAGTTCGTCTTCGGCGCGGTCGAGCGGGGATGGGGGCCGGCGCCCGGCACCGTCATTGTCACCGGCGCCGATGGCGTCGTGCTGCTGACCAATCGACCGGGCTGGCGCTTCGGCACCACCCACGCGCTGCCGACCGCCCAGATCGCCGAGATGCGGCGTACCCGGCAATATGGCGGTGCGCCGCTGGCTCCTCTGCCGATCAGTGCGGCCGGCGATGCGCTGGTTGATATCGGGGCTCAGCAATCCGCCGCCGCCGACACGCCGGTTCCCGTCCCCGGCTGGCGCTTGACCGTCTTCGAGCCGCTCGCGCCGGTGCGCGCCGCCTATCTGGCGACCGCGCGGCTGATCCTGATCGGCGCGGCGGTGCTGCTGCTGCTACCGCTCGGCTGGTGGCTGCGCGCCAGCAGCCGCGCCGCACTCGCGGCGAGCCTCCGGCGGGTGCTGGAAGACGAGGTCGCGGCGCGCACCGCCGAGCTGGAGGCGGCGCAGACCCGCTTCCGCGATGCGCGTGAGGCGCTCGCCCATGCCAACCGGCTCGGCTCGATCGGGCAGATCACCGCGGCGGTGGCGCACGAGATCAACCAGCCCGTCGCGACGATCCGCACGCTGGCCGAGAATGGCACCGCCTTCCTCGCGCGCGGCGATGCGGCGACGGCGGGGCAGAATCTGGAAGCGATCGCCGGCCTCACGCAGCGGATCGGCACGATCACGGCGGAACTGCGCAGCTACGCCCGGCGCGGCACCGGGACGCTGCGCCCGGTCCCGATCGATCAGGCGATCGACGGAACGCTGCTGCTGGTCGGCCACCTGATCCGCAGCGCGGGTGTGATGCTGGAGCGGGTATCCGTCCCGGCCGTTGCCGTGCTGGCCGACCCGATCCGATTTGAGCAGATCCTCGTCAACCTGCTGCACAACGCCCTCGAGGCGCTTGCCGGGCAGCCAAGGCCACGGATCGGCCTGCTCGTCGATGTGGAAGCCGATACCGTCCGCATCCTTATCGCCGACACTGGCTCGGGCATTGCGGAGGCCGCGCGCGGTGACCTGTTCGCCCCTTTCGCCACCACCAAGGAGGCGGGCCTTGGCCTTGGCCTGGGCATCGCGCGCGACATCGCCCGCGAATTCGGCGGAGAGCTGGACGTCGGCGATGCGCCGCCCGGCTGGACGACCGCCTTCCTGCTGACCCTGAGGCGCGCATGA
- a CDS encoding dicarboxylate/amino acid:cation symporter: MAHFPATGTPAPEKARHWSGHLYIQVLAAILCGALLGHFAPATGAALKPLGDAFIALVKMVIAPVIFLTLVTGIAGMGNLGGLGRVVGKAFAYFLFFSTLALILGLIVAHIVQPGAGLHIQPAQLDQSAVKSYAKAAHDQTITGFLLHVIPTTLVSPLTDGDILQTLLIAVLFGIATSLVGEPARPVIELLERFSAIVFRMVGILMRAAPIGAFGAMAFTVGKFGVGSLANLAGLVATFYLTSLIFVLVVLGAVGWGCGFSILKLIRYLRSELLLVLGTSSSEAALPGLIEKMEAAGCAKPVVGLVVPTGYSFNLDGTNIYMTLAALFIAQACDVNLTLGQQLLLLGVAMLSSKGAAGVTGAGFITLAATLSIVPDVPVAGMALILGVDRFMSECRSLTNFVGNAVATIVVARWENALDHERLTAALDGHPKPRRRDPDITNGAEAWT; encoded by the coding sequence TTGGCCCATTTCCCCGCCACCGGAACGCCCGCGCCCGAGAAGGCGCGTCACTGGAGCGGCCATCTCTATATCCAGGTTCTGGCGGCGATCCTGTGCGGCGCGCTGCTCGGCCATTTCGCCCCGGCGACCGGCGCGGCACTGAAGCCGCTCGGCGACGCCTTCATCGCGCTGGTGAAGATGGTGATCGCACCCGTGATCTTCCTGACCCTGGTGACGGGTATTGCCGGCATGGGGAATCTCGGCGGACTCGGCCGGGTCGTCGGCAAGGCCTTCGCCTACTTCCTGTTCTTCTCGACGCTCGCGCTGATCCTCGGGCTGATCGTGGCGCACATCGTCCAGCCGGGCGCGGGCCTGCACATACAGCCCGCCCAGCTCGATCAGAGCGCGGTGAAAAGCTATGCGAAGGCCGCGCACGACCAGACGATCACCGGCTTCCTGCTCCACGTCATTCCGACCACCCTGGTGTCGCCCCTCACCGACGGCGACATCCTGCAGACGCTGCTGATCGCGGTGCTGTTCGGCATCGCCACATCGCTGGTCGGCGAGCCGGCGCGGCCGGTGATCGAGCTGCTCGAGCGTTTCTCGGCGATCGTCTTCCGTATGGTCGGCATCCTGATGCGCGCGGCGCCGATCGGCGCGTTCGGCGCCATGGCCTTCACCGTCGGCAAGTTCGGCGTCGGCAGCCTCGCCAATCTCGCGGGGCTGGTCGCGACCTTCTACCTCACATCGCTGATCTTCGTGCTGGTGGTGCTCGGCGCGGTCGGCTGGGGCTGCGGATTCTCGATCCTGAAGCTGATCCGTTACCTTCGTTCCGAATTGCTGCTGGTGCTCGGCACCTCCTCCTCGGAAGCGGCCCTTCCTGGCCTGATCGAGAAGATGGAGGCGGCCGGCTGCGCCAAGCCGGTCGTCGGCCTCGTCGTGCCGACCGGCTACAGCTTCAACCTCGACGGCACCAACATCTACATGACGCTGGCCGCCCTGTTCATCGCGCAGGCCTGCGACGTGAACCTGACGCTGGGCCAGCAACTGCTGCTGCTCGGCGTCGCGATGCTGTCATCCAAGGGCGCGGCGGGCGTCACTGGCGCGGGCTTCATCACACTGGCCGCGACGCTCTCGATCGTGCCCGACGTACCGGTCGCCGGCATGGCGCTGATCCTCGGCGTCGATCGCTTCATGAGCGAATGCCGCAGCCTCACCAACTTCGTCGGCAACGCGGTGGCGACGATCGTCGTCGCCCGCTGGGAGAATGCGCTCGATCACGAGCGGCTGACCGCCGCGCTCGACGGGCATCCCAAGCCGCGCCGCCGCGATCCCGACATCACCAACGGAGCCGAAGCATGGACCTGA
- a CDS encoding winged helix-turn-helix transcriptional regulator gives MARDMRSKGFDGMECSIAEVMSALGDRWGLLIMRDLLLGLTRYDDLRQSSGITNATLSDRLKSLEQTGLVERRLYQTRPDRYEYIPSARGRDIALLLQAMVQIGDTWRREQRRAPPMRFVNAVSGHPLSLTLVDQDEGASREALPISLEAGPGADALMQWRIAHGRPERIKRKAARS, from the coding sequence ATGGCGCGCGATATGCGGTCCAAGGGCTTCGATGGGATGGAGTGCTCGATTGCGGAGGTCATGAGCGCGCTCGGCGATCGCTGGGGGCTGCTCATCATGCGTGACCTTCTGCTCGGCCTGACCCGCTACGACGACCTGCGCCAGTCGAGCGGTATCACGAATGCGACCCTGTCGGATCGCCTGAAGTCCCTCGAGCAGACCGGGCTTGTGGAGCGCCGCCTGTATCAGACGCGACCCGACCGCTATGAGTATATTCCCAGCGCCAGGGGACGGGACATAGCCCTGCTGCTGCAGGCGATGGTGCAGATCGGCGACACATGGCGCCGAGAGCAGCGGCGTGCCCCCCCAATGCGCTTCGTCAACGCCGTTTCCGGTCATCCCCTGAGCCTGACACTGGTCGATCAGGACGAGGGCGCGAGCAGGGAGGCGCTACCGATCTCCCTTGAGGCCGGCCCCGGCGCGGATGCCCTCATGCAATGGCGCATTGCCCACGGCCGGCCCGAGCGTATCAAGCGGAAAGCGGCCCGTTCCTGA
- the fixJ gene encoding response regulator FixJ, with protein sequence MTTHRMVHLIDDEEALRRSVGFLLRTSGHAVTTWDSGVAFLKEARHAEPGCVLLDVRMPEMDGLEVQRAMAERGIAMPVIILTGHGDIGMAVAAMKGGAVDFLEKPFEKAALLAAVKAAFLRLDGQEQAQDRAQDARTRIALLTPREQDVLAGLARGLPNKSIAYDLDISPRTVEVHRANLMTKLDVSSLSDALRLAFAAERG encoded by the coding sequence ATGACGACGCACCGGATGGTCCATCTGATCGACGACGAGGAGGCGCTGCGCCGATCGGTGGGCTTCCTGCTCAGGACATCCGGCCACGCCGTCACCACCTGGGACAGCGGCGTCGCCTTCCTGAAGGAGGCGCGTCATGCCGAGCCGGGCTGCGTGCTGCTCGACGTCCGGATGCCCGAGATGGACGGGCTGGAGGTGCAGCGGGCGATGGCCGAACGCGGCATCGCCATGCCGGTCATCATCCTCACCGGCCATGGCGACATCGGCATGGCGGTGGCGGCGATGAAGGGCGGCGCCGTCGATTTCCTCGAAAAGCCGTTCGAGAAAGCGGCGCTGCTCGCGGCGGTGAAGGCGGCCTTCCTCCGGCTCGACGGCCAGGAACAGGCGCAGGATCGCGCGCAGGACGCCCGCACGCGCATCGCCCTGCTCACCCCCCGCGAGCAGGACGTGCTGGCCGGGCTGGCCAGGGGGCTGCCCAACAAGTCGATCGCCTACGATCTCGACATCAGCCCGCGCACGGTCGAGGTGCACCGGGCCAATCTGATGACCAAGCTGGACGTATCCAGCCTGTCGGATGCGCTCCGCCTCGCCTTCGCCGCCGAGCGGGGATGA
- a CDS encoding alpha/beta hydrolase — protein sequence MDLNRRALIGASLVAGTAMSLPARLSAAPGAVEEIDLWPGTPPGPGGGHGPERTGQTGKGIGAVSGITRPRIRVYRPARPNGTAMLVMGGGGYFRIQVANESTPTCRWLQQIGVTAFELLYRMPGDGWPREAPFADAQRAMRLIRSRAADFGFDAPKLGVIGFSAGGHLAGMTAVMPDAPRYQPIDAIDQHSARPVVAGLMYPVLTLRPPFDTTRSVRELIGTHPSPEMSAEWSVETHVSGRTPPTFTAQAADDPIAPIDNSLLMFDALRKAGVPHEMHIFQKGGHGWGLGDPGSLVSAWPRLFTAFAKAQGLFGATAADRPDPASSEPTDND from the coding sequence ATGGACCTGAACCGGCGCGCCCTGATCGGCGCCTCCCTCGTCGCCGGCACCGCGATGAGCCTGCCCGCCCGCCTCTCCGCAGCCCCCGGCGCGGTCGAGGAGATCGATCTGTGGCCCGGCACCCCGCCCGGCCCCGGCGGCGGCCACGGCCCCGAACGGACCGGCCAGACCGGCAAGGGGATCGGCGCGGTATCCGGCATCACCCGCCCGCGCATCCGCGTCTACCGTCCGGCACGACCCAACGGCACGGCGATGCTGGTGATGGGCGGCGGCGGCTATTTCCGCATCCAGGTGGCGAACGAAAGCACGCCCACCTGCCGCTGGCTCCAGCAGATCGGCGTCACCGCGTTTGAGCTGCTCTATCGCATGCCGGGCGACGGCTGGCCGCGCGAAGCCCCGTTTGCGGACGCCCAGCGGGCGATGCGGCTGATCCGATCGCGCGCCGCCGATTTCGGCTTCGACGCGCCCAAACTCGGCGTGATCGGCTTCTCGGCCGGCGGACACCTCGCCGGCATGACCGCGGTGATGCCCGACGCCCCGCGCTATCAACCGATCGACGCGATCGACCAGCATTCGGCGCGCCCTGTCGTCGCCGGCCTGATGTACCCGGTGCTGACGCTGCGTCCGCCCTTCGACACGACGCGATCGGTGCGCGAGCTGATCGGCACGCATCCGTCGCCCGAAATGTCGGCCGAATGGTCCGTGGAGACGCACGTCTCGGGCCGCACCCCGCCGACCTTCACCGCGCAGGCCGCGGACGATCCGATCGCGCCGATCGACAACAGCCTGCTGATGTTCGACGCGCTGCGGAAGGCCGGCGTGCCGCACGAGATGCACATCTTCCAGAAGGGCGGGCATGGCTGGGGCCTCGGCGATCCGGGGTCGCTGGTCTCCGCCTGGCCGCGCCTCTTCACTGCCTTCGCCAAGGCGCAGGGACTGTTCGGCGCAACGGCGGCCGACAGACCCGATCCGGCATCGAGCGAACCCACCGACAACGACTGA